Sequence from the uncultured Flavobacterium sp. genome:
ACTTCAATGATTTGAATGCGATCCTTTCGAAAAAATTCAAAGTAGATTACAGCGAGAATGTAACTTTATACACGATTCGCCACTTTACAGAACAAGCTGCACAAACGGTAGAAGACAACAAAGAAGTTTTACTTAAACAAGTAAGTAGAGAAACGATGCAAATTGTGACTAAAGAACTTAACTAAACCTTCTTTATAAGTTAATTGTATTAATTCAATATATTTCCTAAAAAGGCTTTACGTGATTGTAAAGCCTTTTTTAGTTTCTAGCATTTTTAAAGCGTTAAACTACTTTCTCTTAATTCCTATGCGCATAGGAAGACTTAGTAATTGAAGGCTCTAATTCAATGGAAAAACTAAAATATCCCTCACATTATTTCCCAATTATAAATACTACTTTTGGCTTTTTAGAGTTAAAGTCTTTATGCTGAAAAAATTACTATTTTTGACGTTGCTTATTTGGTTTTCTGGTCTTCAGGCTCAGGAAACGGAATCATCGTACAAAACCAAAAAAGTAATTGCAACGCGCGACACTATTCATCTGGAAGAATTTAGTATCAATTCGAGTTATTTTCAAATTCTGAATACTAAAAATGAAGTTTTAGATTCGACTTTTTACAAGATAAATTTCCAAAAAGGAACCTTGCTTTTCAACGAAAAACTGGCTTCGGCTTCAGATACTTTAATTGTCAATTATCTAAAATATCCTGATTTTATTACCAAAGAATATAGTCTTTACAAATCAAACCAAATTGTTACAAACGATATTGGTTCTGAGAAATTATACAAAATCGACAATAAAAGCACCAAAAAAGTAACTCCGTTTGACGGTCTAAATACTTCCGGAAGTATCACTCGTGGCGTAACCGTTGGAAACAATCAAAATACGGTTTTGAACTCTAATCTGGATTTGCAAATTACCGGAAAAATATCTGACAAAGTTAGTTTACGGGCTTCGCTTCAAGACAATAATATTCCGTTGCAAGATGGCGGTTATTCTCAGAAACTCGATCAATTTGATAATATTTTCATGGAACTTTTTAGCGACGACTGGAACATACGGGCGGGAGATGTTTTCCTTGAAAATAGAAAAACTCAATTTTTAAGTTTTAATAAAAAGGTTCAGGGAATTTCGGCAAGTTTTGATTTTGATACTGATAAAAGTAAAACCAACATCTTCGCTTCTGTTGCATTTGCAAAAGGTCAATATGCCAAAAGTACTTTTACAGGTCAGGAAGGAAATCAGGGACCTTATAAATTAAAAGGTCAAAATGGTGAATTGTATGTTCTGGTAATTTCAGGTTCTGAGCGTGTTTACGTAAATGGTGTTTTACTAAAACGTGGCGAAAACAACGATTATGTGATCGATTATAATGCGGGTGAAATTACTTTTACTTCACTTTTTACGATTACGTCTGAAATGCGAATCAATATCGAATACCAATATTCAGATCGAAATTATAACCGAATTGTGACGTATGCCGGAGCAACTCATGAAAACAAAAACTGGAGTTTTGGCGGTTATTTATATTCGGAAAATGATATGAAAAATCAGCCTTTGCAGCAAAATCTTTCTACAGAACAGGTTCAGATTTTAAGTCAGGCGGGAGACGATCGAAATTTAATGAAAGCGCCTTCTGCTTATGAAGATACTTATGCTGATAATAAAATTTTATATAAAAAAATCCTTATAAACTCCGTTGAAGCTTATGAATATTCTAAAGATGCAACTAGCGTTTTATACAATGTAAAATTTAGTCTTGTTGGTAATAATGCAGGAAATTATATCATTCAGAACAATAATTCTGTCGAACGTATTTATGAATATGTTGCGCCGGTCAATGGCATTTTACAAGGAAATTACGAACCTATTGTACAATTGGTTGCGCCAATAAAATTGCAAGTGGCGACTTTTTTAGGAAAATACAATCCTGACGAAAAAACCTCAGTTGACTTTGAAGTCGCGATAAGTAATAATGATAAAAACTTATTTTCGAACATTGATGACGGCGATAATAGCGGAGTTGCCTTGAAAACAAATATCAAGAAACGTCTTTTTACCAGAAACTGGACTTTGGACGCTTTTGCAAATTATCAATTTGTTCAGGAAGATTTTAGATCTGTTGAGCGTTTGTACAATATCGAATTTAGCCGTGATTGGAATTTAAATGCTACTCTTTTGGGCAATCAAAGTTTATTGGCTACAGGCTTGAACTTTAATTTATTTGCAAATCAAAAAACATCAAACATAGGTTTATTTAGTTATCAATTTGAGAAATTAGATTATTCCGAAAGTTATTCCGGAGCGAGACATACAACAACGGCTCTTTTCAAACTGAAACAATGGACGATTGAAAATCAGGGAAGTTTTCTAAATTCAGATGCAACAACTTCGACTTCAAAATTTATTCGAAATCAAACCAGAACCAAGTATCATTTTGGTAAAAACTGGATTGGTGCGAGTCTGCAAATCGAAGACAATCAGCAACGGGATAAAGTCACGAATCAATTTTCGGCTTTAAGCCAAAGATTCTCAGAATATGGTGCATTCGTTGGTCGCGGTGATAGTACTAAAGTTTTTGTCGAAATAGGTTATTTGCAACGCCGAAACGATAGTTTGCAAAATGGTTTATTGCAGCATGTGAACAATTCGCAAACCTATTTTTTAAAGTCAAAATTGATTCAGAATAAAAAAACAGATTTGGCGGTTTATGCCAGTTACAGAAATTTAGATTTTACAGATTCGACCCGGAAAAATGAACCTTCTTTAAACTCGAGAATACTTTATAACGATCGCTTTTTTAATCAATTGATGCAAATTGGAACCGCTTACGAAACCAGTTCAGGAACTATTGCGCAACAAGAATTTACCTATATAGAAGTTCCAACTGGTCAGGGAGTTTATACCTGGAATGATTATAATGGTGATGGAGTTCAACAATTGGAAGAATTTGAAATTGCAGCTTTTGCAGATCAGGCGCGATACATTAGAATCTTTTTACCCAATCAGATTTACATCAAAACCAATCAGAATAAATTTTCGCAATCTATCGCTTTGAATCCATTGCAATGGCAAAACGAAACGGGTTATAAAAAGGTGCTTTCTTATTTTTACAATCAGACTTCTTTTATTATGGATCGAAAAGTAAAAAGTCAGGGCGAACGTTTAGAATTGAATCCGTTTAATTCATCTGAAGAAAATATTCTGGGATTAAATTCAAGTTTCAGAAACAGTTTGTATTACAATCGTGGGAAACAGAAAAACTCTGTAACGTATACTTATCTTATTAATAAAGGTAAAAATCTACTTTCGATAGGTTCGCAAAATGTCAAAAATAGTTCGCATCAATTGCAATACACACATTTATATCAAAAAAGCTGGTTGTTTAATTTCTTTACCAAAACCATTAAAACCAATTTGGTTTCTGAAGATTTTGTCGAAAAGAATTATGACTTAAAAGGATATCAAGTGGCTCCAAAAGTGAGTTATTTATTTTCGAAAAACACAAGTTTAGATTTCTTCTATGAATTTCAAAACAAGGAAAATAAAATAGGGAATTTTGAAACACTTGTCCAAAACAGACTCGGAACTTCTTTTTCTTTTGCCGGCGAAAAGAAGATAACTTTGAATGGAGAGTTTTCTTTTTATCAAAATAAATTTACCGGAAATGAATTTTCATCGGTAGGATTTCAGATGTTGGAAGGACTTCAGGAAGGACAAAATTTAGTATGGAAGCTTCTATTACAGAAGAATATAACACAATTTCTAGATGTTAATTTAAATTATCAAGGCCGAAAAAGTGAAACGGGATCTACGGTTCATACCGGAAACATTCAGTTGCGTGCATATTTTTAACAGTTAACGAAAAACATTACAATAAATTGATTAATTTTAATTGAAATTTAAATTTTAAACCTTATGAAAAAATTATTATTACTCTGTTTTCTAGTTGTTTTCTCTTCTAATTTCTATGCTCAGGAAACTGCTAAAACTACTAAGAGCAAAACGGAAGCTTCTGCTAAAAAAGCAAAAGCGAGCGCCGATAAAGCAACTTCGGACGCAAAAAAAGAAGCCAAAAAATCTAAAGCAGCAGCAGATGACGCTACTGCAGCATCAACAAAAGCAAAAAAAGAAACGGCTAAATCTAAAAAAGCTGCCAAAGACGCTGCTGATGATGCTTCGGCGACAGCGAAAAAAGAAACAGCTAAAGCTAAAAAAGCAAGTGCTGATGCTACTGACGCTTCTGCGAAAGCAAAAAAAGCAACTTCAAAAGCTGAAAGTGCAAAATCTGATGCAACTAAAACAGCTGCAAAAGCAGACGCAGCAAGTAAGAAAGCAACAAAAGATGCAACTTCTGCTAAAACAAGTGCTTCTAAAACATTAAAAGAAACGAATGAAAAAGCTCCAAAAGTAGCTGATAAAGTTACCGGAGAATACAATGGAAAAAAAGTTTACACGGGACCAAAAGGTGGTAGATACTACATTAACTCTAATGGAAACAAAACTTATATTCAAGACAAATAATAATTTCACACCAATATATGAGAAGGAACTATGTTATGTAGTTCCTTTTTTTATGCAAAAAATCTTCCTGACGACAAATTAGTCGTTAACATACAAATAACTTTACGTCAGAAATTGAACTATTTTTAGACTTTTTTGTCCGAAAACGCCTTTTAAACCTGAATATAGAGTTTAATAATTTAGTAATACGCCTGAAATATCATAGAAAACATATTTCTTTATCTTCGTTTTTAAAAAGCGTTAAACTATGAGCATTGACTATTCTGCGAACAAAACAATTTTAGTTGCTCCATTAAACTGGGGATTAGGCCATGCCGCAAGATGCATCCCAATTATAAAAGCGCTTCAAGAAAACAATTATATTCCAATAATCGCTTCTGATGGAGTTGCACTGGCTCTGTTACGCAAAGAATTTCCTTATGTACAGACCCTGGAATTGCCTTCTTATCATATTGAATATGCAAAAAATGGTAAAAATTTTAAGTGGAAACTGATTAAGAATTTACCTAAAATGATTGTCGCTATTCTTGATGAGAAAAAAATGGTAAACGGTTGGATAAAAAAACATGGAATTGATGGTATTATTTCGGACAATAGATTAGGGGTTTTTAGCAAAAAAGTGCCTTCTGTATTTATGACGCATCAATTGAATGTGATGACGGGAAATACAACTTGGTTTACGAGTAAATGTCATCAACATGTTATAAAAAAATATTCTGAATGCTGGGTTCCGGATACTAATGAGAAAGTGAATTTGACGGGTGATCTTGGTCATCTTAAAACAAATGAACTTAATTTAAAGTATATTGGTCCGTTGAGCAGAATGCGCAAAAAAGATATTCCGAAAACTTATGATTTGATGATCATTTTGTCAGGACCGGAACCTCAACGAACTTTTCTGGATGAAAAGCTACAGAAAGAAATTGTTAACTATAAAGGTAAAGTTGTTTTTGTACAAGGTATTGTTGAGAAGACTCAAAACAAATGGCAAAACGGAAATGTTACGTATTACAATTTCATGAATTCTAAGCAATTGGAACAAACATTCAACGAAAGTGAATTTGTTTTATGCCGCTCAGGTTACACAACAGTAATGGATTTGGCAAAATTGGGAATGAAAGCCTTTTTTATTCCTACTCCGGGACAATATGAACAAGAATATTTGGCGATAAAACTTCAGGAAGAGAATTTGGTACCGTATGCAATGCAAGACGACTTTACCATTGAAGATCTTTCAAAAGTAAAGTCGTTTAAAGGTTTAACTCAATTCAATGAAGATATTGACTGGGATAATTTATTTTCTATATTCGAGGACAAAAATTAGAAATTAAACTGAGCCTGAAGCCTCAATAAATTTCCTTGTTGTCTGTTGATTGGCAATGCACTGTCTTCGAAAGTACGGTCAGCAATTACATATTCGGCTGTAAGTTCGAAGGCTTTAATTGGTTGCCATTCTATACCAATTTCGTAATCTCTAACAACATAACTACGAGCATCTTTCTCGTATTTTTTCCCTCCGTCATAATATTGAAATTTTGCAAACGGATATATATGTTGTTTCTTTAAGTCTAATTTGTAATTCAATAATACATAACCTCCGTCTAAATCTGTTTCATCAACTGTGTTAGTCAGTGTATTATAACGTGGTCCTCTTCCAATATTATATTCTGTTTGGATTCCGAAAGGCCTTGGATATAAAACAAATGTTGCTCCAACTCTTTGGTCTTTTACATATTGCGGATCATTTACGATTACACCTGGCGAAATTTCTCCGGTAAAAGCCCATTTTCCTGTATAAGCCTGGATTCCCGGTTCGATAATCTGACTTCCTATTACGAATGGATATGTTACTCTGGCAACAACATTCAAATCTCTGTTTCCGTCTAGTTTATTGGCAATTTGTCCGTTGTAAACTCCAAAAGCAAAAACACCATAATCACCTGAACCTTTGTAGCCGTCTTTTACTAACATTGCAAAACGCTCTCTAATTTCGGCTGGAGCCCAATAAAAGAAAATCCCTAAATCACGCTCATTTAATATAGCGCTATTCATGGCATCATTTCTGTCTAAAGCCAAACGCTGCGAACTGGATTGCATGTTTTCGAAACCATAAGGAATTTTACTTTGTCCAACACGAACACGATATTCTCTCTTTTTATCAAATGAAAGATCAAAGTAAAGATCTCGAATTTGAACGAAATTTTGAATTCCGGTACTTGGAGAACTGGCGAAATCAGGTTGAAAATAGAAAAACACATTTGGGTGAACTTGTCCTGAAAACACTAAACGTGCACGTCTTATAAAAAGTCCGTTGTTTGCTTTTGCATCCGGAGCTGTAGAAGTTGTTCCCCAGGATTTATCGCATTGCTCACAAGAAACTTTATCGTTTGTAGAAAACAAACCATTGTATCTTATTTGTGCATATCCTCTTAGAGAAATTCTGTCGTACCAATGCTCTTCTACTCCTCCTCCAGACTTAGTCTCTGGAAGTTTTGCTTTATTAATAGAATCTAAAATACGCATTACTTCGTTTTTTACATCCTGTTTATTCAAATCCTGTGCACTTACAGCGCAAGATATTAGTAATAAAACAACAACTAATTTTCTTTTTATCATCTTTTCTCTAATTCCCTTAATTTCAAGGTGCAAAGATGTGTCACCTATGTTAAGAAATCATTAACAAGATGTTACTATAATAAAAATTTATTGTTACGGATTCTCAGTCAATGTTTAACTAATGTTAAAACACCTTGTTTTACTGTACTCCGCAGAAAGTAGCTTACAATTATTTAACTTCAGCTTTTATTGTTTTATTTGCTTTTTCAAGCGTAAAAGAGAATTCAGAACCTATTCCGAACTCACTTTCGACATAAACCTTCTCTTTATGAGCTTCGATAATATGTTTTACGATTGCCAATCCTAAACCAGAACCTCCTTCAGAACGAGTTCCGCTTTTGTCAACTCTGTAAAAACGTTCAAAAAGTCTTGGAATGTTTTGTTTCTCAACTCCTTCTCCGTTATCACTAATTCTGATTAAGACTTTTTTCTTGGTTAAATTGACAACGCCAACTTCGGTCAGACCGCCATCTTTTCCATATTTAATGGAGTTTACGATAAGATTCTCCAAAACTTGTTGAATTCGATCCTGATCACCTCGAACAATTACGGATTGAACGTTCTTGCTTTCAAAAGCTAATTTGATTTTCTTTTTATCAGCTTTCATTTCTAATAAATCGAAAACATTCTGAATAAGTTCAACAATATTAAAATCAGTAAAATTTAAATCTAAATCTCCTGATTCTAACTTGGTTATCATATCCAAATCTTCTACTATATAAATAAGACGCTCTACTCCTTTTTCGGCACGTTTTAAATATTTCTTTCTAATGTTCTTGTCGTCCATTGCGCCATCAAGCAATGTCGAAACATAACCCTGAACGGTAAACAAAGGTGTTTTAAGTTCGTGTGAAACGTTTCCTAAAAACTCTCTTCGGTATTGCTCGCGAATTTCAAGCATTTCGATTTCAAGTTTTTTATCAGTGGCAAACTTCTTTACTTCACGCGAAAGCGTTTCCATATCAGTAGTTATAGGCTGATTGATAAGTGTTGTAGATTCTAATAAAGAAACCTCATCGTATATTTTTTTTACTCTTCTGTAAATAAAGCGCTCTACACGATATTGCAAAACTAAAAACGCGAATATATAAATTGATATAATAAAAATTATTCCAAATGCAACTTGATGTTTCAGTTGATTTTTATAGAATAATGACATTAACATCAGTACAAATCCTGTTGCAAAAAGACTTATATATAATGCCGATTTGATTGCAAATTTGTATGTTTTTTTAAAATTAATTTTCATTGTTATTTTGTAACCATTAAGATTTTTTTTCTTTCACCATATAAGTGATATAAGTTCATTTTACTTTTGACTATAAATGACTTAGCACATGTAGACGCTATGTTTACATGTGCTAAATATACTAATTTTTAAAAATTGCGAACAACAAATTAAATGAACTTATATCACTTATATGGTTCGAATTTTTATTAGGATGCTAAACTTCAAATTTATAACCAACTCCTTTGATGGTTTTAAAAAGATCTTCTCCAATTTTTTCACGTAGTTTTCGAATATGAACATCTATTGTTCTTCCTCCAACTACTACTTCATTGCCCCAAACTTTATCCAGAATTTCGTCTCTCTTGAAAACTTTCCCTGGTTTTGAAGCTAATAGATAAAATAATTCAAATTCTTTTCTTGGTAAAGCAATTTCTACGTTGCCTTTTATGATCTTATATTCTTCTCGATTAATCTCGATTCCGCCAACGTTTAAGGTGTCGCTGACTACTTCTTGTTCTTTTAACCTTCTTAACAAAGCCTTTACTTTGCTGACCAATAATTTTGGCTTTATTGGTTTGGTGATATAGTCATCTGCACCTGCATCAAAACCAGCAACTTGTGAGTAATCTTCGCTTCTCGCTGTTAGGAATGTTATGATAACATTATTTAATTCAGGAATTTTTCTAATGTGTTCGCAAGCTTCCATTCCGTCCATTTCTGCCATCATTACATCCATAATAATTAATTCCGGCAATTCTTTCTGAGCCTTTGCAATGGCTTCTTTTCCATTAGAAGCTGTTACAATCTGGTAGCCTTCCTGAGCAAGGTTATAGCCAACGATTTCTAAGATATCTGGTTCATCGTCAACTAATAAAATCTTGGTTTGTGTTTTTTTCATAAATAGCAAAAATTGAGATTCTTACATCAAATTTTCTTTATTATACATTCGATGATTTTCATTTGAGATGGTAAATATACTAATAAAACAACGGTCAAAAATTGCAGTTAACTGTAATTTAATTTGGTAACAATTTGATAATCTACAAGACACGAAAACATAACGAGTACCTAACATGAACTTTACACAGCGTTTCTTTCTTTGCACAAAAATAAATTAAACACAACACTGAAATGAAATTCAATTTAAAATTTCTATTTATCACATTATTCATCTGTACGATTTCGATCGCACAAAACAAAGGTACGATTTCTGGTGTATTAACCGACAAGGAAATGAACAACCAAGCGTTACCTTTTGCAAATGTTTTAATTAAAGGTACAAACATTAGCGCAAACACTGACATCGACGGAAAATATTCGTTGACTGTAAATCCAGGAAGCTATACTATTATTTTTAGTTTCATTGGATATGAATCTGTAGAAAAACCCGTGACTATTAAAGCAAATGAAACTGTTACTGTTAATCAGGTGCTTTCATCGGGAGGTTATACTCTTAAAGATGTTGTTGTAAAATCGACAGCAAATAAAGAAAAAGAAACTGCATTATTACTAGACCAAAAAAATGCTGTTGTTATCAAACAAAGTATTGGTGCACAGGAAATGGCTAGAAAAGGTGTTAATGATGTTGAGGAAGGTTTGACAAAAATTACCGGAATCACAAAAGTGGATTCCCGTGGAATATTTGTACGTGGACTGGAAGACCGATATAACAATTTATTGATTAATGATTTGGCTGCACCAACAAACAGCCCATTCACTAAAATTATTGCTTTGGATTTGTTTCCAACGAATGTTGTTGGAGTAATTGATGTGTACAAAACATTTAATCCAAATATATATGGTGATTTTGCCGGAGGTACTTTCAATATTCAAACTTCAAAACCAACAAAAAGCATTACTAAAATAAGTGTTGGAGCAGGTTATACAACCGGAAACAGCTTTAAAGATTTCTTATTATCAAATGATGCAGATACTGCAACAGGCTATTTGGGATTTAATGGTAAAGACAGAGAATTACCAAGTTTTCTTGGAAATCAGGCAACGAGACAAACTTACACAACTGACCAGGCTTTAAACTCAGTAAGTAACGATAAAGGTTTTAATGTAAGTGAAGCTAAAAGTCCTTTAAACTCAAGTATCAACCTTTTGCATGCCGAAAAATTCGATTTGAATAACAACCAATTTTTCTCGTACCTGCTTTCTATAAATTACGACAATAATTTTTCAATAAGAGAAGGAGTTGACAGAACTATCGATTTACAGTCTTCAGGATCTAAATATGTAAACAATTTTATCACTACTGATTATCGTTTCAAAACCACAAACTCAGCATTAGTTGGTTTAAACTACAGCAATGACAGACTTAAGTTATCGTTCAACACATTATACATCAGAACTAACTTAAACTCTATAAAAGATCAGTACGGACCATCAGGAGGAACATCTGCTGAAAATGGATTTATCCGTACTAATCAATTAGACAAAAGTGATTATTTGAATGCCCAATTATTAGGTGAATACGCAATAAGCAAAGACAAAAACCAAACTATTAAAGCTGGAGCATCATTTGCTACTACAAAATATGAGCAGCCAGATAGAAAGTATTTCTCTGGTCTTAAAGTAGGCGATGATATGATAAGCACTTCTTATGGAGCAAATAATTTTCTGCGCCAATATTTAACTGTCGATGGTAATTCTTTTTATTCAGCATTAGTAGAGTATAATTTGAAATTCGGGAAAAATGACAAACAAAACAAATTAACCGTTGGATATAATGGCAGC
This genomic interval carries:
- a CDS encoding glycosyltransferase; translation: MSIDYSANKTILVAPLNWGLGHAARCIPIIKALQENNYIPIIASDGVALALLRKEFPYVQTLELPSYHIEYAKNGKNFKWKLIKNLPKMIVAILDEKKMVNGWIKKHGIDGIISDNRLGVFSKKVPSVFMTHQLNVMTGNTTWFTSKCHQHVIKKYSECWVPDTNEKVNLTGDLGHLKTNELNLKYIGPLSRMRKKDIPKTYDLMIILSGPEPQRTFLDEKLQKEIVNYKGKVVFVQGIVEKTQNKWQNGNVTYYNFMNSKQLEQTFNESEFVLCRSGYTTVMDLAKLGMKAFFIPTPGQYEQEYLAIKLQEENLVPYAMQDDFTIEDLSKVKSFKGLTQFNEDIDWDNLFSIFEDKN
- a CDS encoding porin, with translation MIKRKLVVVLLLISCAVSAQDLNKQDVKNEVMRILDSINKAKLPETKSGGGVEEHWYDRISLRGYAQIRYNGLFSTNDKVSCEQCDKSWGTTSTAPDAKANNGLFIRRARLVFSGQVHPNVFFYFQPDFASSPSTGIQNFVQIRDLYFDLSFDKKREYRVRVGQSKIPYGFENMQSSSQRLALDRNDAMNSAILNERDLGIFFYWAPAEIRERFAMLVKDGYKGSGDYGVFAFGVYNGQIANKLDGNRDLNVVARVTYPFVIGSQIIEPGIQAYTGKWAFTGEISPGVIVNDPQYVKDQRVGATFVLYPRPFGIQTEYNIGRGPRYNTLTNTVDETDLDGGYVLLNYKLDLKKQHIYPFAKFQYYDGGKKYEKDARSYVVRDYEIGIEWQPIKAFELTAEYVIADRTFEDSALPINRQQGNLLRLQAQFNF
- a CDS encoding ATP-binding protein, with translation MKINFKKTYKFAIKSALYISLFATGFVLMLMSLFYKNQLKHQVAFGIIFIISIYIFAFLVLQYRVERFIYRRVKKIYDEVSLLESTTLINQPITTDMETLSREVKKFATDKKLEIEMLEIREQYRREFLGNVSHELKTPLFTVQGYVSTLLDGAMDDKNIRKKYLKRAEKGVERLIYIVEDLDMITKLESGDLDLNFTDFNIVELIQNVFDLLEMKADKKKIKLAFESKNVQSVIVRGDQDRIQQVLENLIVNSIKYGKDGGLTEVGVVNLTKKKVLIRISDNGEGVEKQNIPRLFERFYRVDKSGTRSEGGSGLGLAIVKHIIEAHKEKVYVESEFGIGSEFSFTLEKANKTIKAEVK
- a CDS encoding response regulator transcription factor produces the protein MKKTQTKILLVDDEPDILEIVGYNLAQEGYQIVTASNGKEAIAKAQKELPELIIMDVMMAEMDGMEACEHIRKIPELNNVIITFLTARSEDYSQVAGFDAGADDYITKPIKPKLLVSKVKALLRRLKEQEVVSDTLNVGGIEINREEYKIIKGNVEIALPRKEFELFYLLASKPGKVFKRDEILDKVWGNEVVVGGRTIDVHIRKLREKIGEDLFKTIKGVGYKFEV
- a CDS encoding TonB-dependent receptor yields the protein MKFNLKFLFITLFICTISIAQNKGTISGVLTDKEMNNQALPFANVLIKGTNISANTDIDGKYSLTVNPGSYTIIFSFIGYESVEKPVTIKANETVTVNQVLSSGGYTLKDVVVKSTANKEKETALLLDQKNAVVIKQSIGAQEMARKGVNDVEEGLTKITGITKVDSRGIFVRGLEDRYNNLLINDLAAPTNSPFTKIIALDLFPTNVVGVIDVYKTFNPNIYGDFAGGTFNIQTSKPTKSITKISVGAGYTTGNSFKDFLLSNDADTATGYLGFNGKDRELPSFLGNQATRQTYTTDQALNSVSNDKGFNVSEAKSPLNSSINLLHAEKFDLNNNQFFSYLLSINYDNNFSIREGVDRTIDLQSSGSKYVNNFITTDYRFKTTNSALVGLNYSNDRLKLSFNTLYIRTNLNSIKDQYGPSGGTSAENGFIRTNQLDKSDYLNAQLLGEYAISKDKNQTIKAGASFATTKYEQPDRKYFSGLKVGDDMISTSYGANNFLRQYLTVDGNSFYSALVEYNLKFGKNDKQNKLTVGYNGSGSKMESSYRFVSSTGNEGFTTSINNIDTQITNDISANKMTFSENSNATYKVKLDEMANAGYTNLFLKFGEKLEVNAGVRFESTLKETHYRTLGSFDSPFRVLKYDNAYFLPSVNLKYLLTDKANIRFAASKTYTKPVIMEAFPISFINADGTSTQGNSILKNSDNYNADLKYELFPTSKEMIAVGIFGKHLINPIEKTFISNATTGTVTTFLNSESANIYGVEAELLVGLERISENLDNFSWGLNATLMSSKVTVSPTFESIDEDGVITVKPSIETHQSRSLQGASNWLVNSDLKYEFNLGKDMPNTMSLVYGVFGKRIYAVGTNGQDNIYELPVQQLDFVWGSKLSDHFDVKFTADNILNSWRKREFGNEGTIKVDESSLLANSYKKGVGFSLKLGYTF